In Sphaeramia orbicularis chromosome 14, fSphaOr1.1, whole genome shotgun sequence, the following are encoded in one genomic region:
- the brd8a gene encoding bromodomain-containing protein 8 isoform X3 gives MGDLDDRKMASGIGKHKLVVVGPTEPWSVREKLCLATSVMKSGDQNWVSVSRAIKPFAEAGRPPDWFSQKHCASKYSELLETTEAPKRKRGEKGEVVETVEDLIVRRLTAERIEELKKLIKETQEKHRKLKREAELIQAGHLDSKLEDLWEEILQKKKQEEEEAEIKRKSTDAAYQARQVAKSTPKRVPGVTMHSPTGCGSPSQEFSPGDSLECLTLDLASTKNASGSARLIPLAESPGANEDINHGTLLDDSTQKKLLNQKATPPPSPLLSELLKKGTILPANSRLIGEGDLSAGHMTGSGTSPSLPVSTGAPMLSRLLEAGPTQFSAPLGFMVNADSGSSVPVSATTPATVDTNVSGCAERDVMVPSMPPGCPTISAGDKMSELSEEDVTVSYMGDELDLKTVGDIIAIIEDKADETAEALDAAAVEAALSLCEENGHALAGDWEAGPFQPHESHPTVAPGDPQSSSHQTSLVGNTEGLEVHGGTSAPLSSLCNSRDNCLAAFPVGLRGLSPTSLSSCNSSLDHCHPRPQSEAVRDTRDQVQRESQMSTNVTIKSESEKWAQQRPDKPHGDSVLEDRPLTERHLKEMKAKEVSHVGGGGNASRTQVNIEVNGPGVCGVKVEEEDGAEAFLSEPDGETELEPAASESEDGYSLHTASSSLQLNTAADSIPSSPASSQFSMCSEDQEALQAQKIWKKAIMLVWRAAANHRYANVFLQPVTDEIAPGYHSIVHRPMDLATIKKNIETGLIRTTAEFQRDIMLMFQNAVMYNSLDHDVYHMALEMQRDVLEQVQQFLATQLIMETSESGISAKSLRGRENTRKQDSTDKVLH, from the exons ATGGGAGATCTGGATGACAGGAAGATGGCGAGTGGGATTGGAA AACACAAGCTTGTGGTTGTTGGACCAACGGAGCCATGGTCAGTCAGGGAGAAGTTGTGTTTGGCCACATCTGTCATGAAGAGTGGAGATCAGAACTG GGTCTCTGTCAGTCGAGCCATCAAACCATTTGCAGAAGCTGGTAGACCACCTGACTGGTTCTCCCAAAAG CACTGTGCCTCAAAATATTCTGAGCTGTTGGAAACAACAGAAGCTCCCAA GCGGAAACGTGGTGAGAAAGGAGAGGTTGTGGAGACAGTGGAGGACCTGATAGTCCGCAGGCTCACAGCTGAGAGGATTGAAGAACTAAAAAAGTTGATCAAAGAAACACAGGAGAAGCACAG GAAGCTGAAGAGGGAGGCTGAACTGATCCAAGCGGGCCACTTAGATTCCAAGCTAGAAGATTTATGGGAAGAAATTCTTCA AAAGAAgaaacaggaagaagaagaagcagagatAAAAAGAAAGAGCACAGATGCAGCATATCAGG CCAGACAGGTGGCGAAGAGCACTCCTAAGCGAGTGCCAGGCGTCACCATGCATTCGCCCACCGGCTGTGGTTCCCCAAGCCAGGAGTTCTCACCAGGTGACTCACTCGAATGCTTGACACTGGATCTTGCATCTACAAAAAAT GCTTCAGGATCAGCCAGGTTAATACCTTTGGCTGAATCTCCCGGAGCTAACGAAGACATCAACCACGGGACACTCCTGGACGACTCCACACAAAAGAAGCTGTTGAATCAGAAGGCTACGCCTCCGCCATCTCCACTCCTGTCCGAGTTACTGAAGAAAGGCACTATCTTGCCTGCAAATTCCAGACTG aTTGGGGAAGGTGACCTCTCTGCTGGTCACATGACAGGATCAGGAACCTCACCTAGCCTACCTGTCTCTACAG GTGCACCAATGCTGTCTCGTCTACTGGAGGCTGGCCCCACTCAGTTTTCAGCCCCGTTAGGTTTTATGGTCAATGCAGACTCTGGGTCCAGTGTTCCTGTCTCTGCCACCACACCAGCCACTGTGGACACGAACGTCTCAGGATGTGCAG AGCGTGATGTGATGGTGCCATCTATGCCCCCTGGATGTCCGACCATCTCAGCCGGAGATAAGATGTCAGAGCTCAGTGAAGAAGACGTGACTGTGTCCTACATGGGAGACGAACTGGACTTAAAGACAGTGGGGGACATCATAGCCATCATTGAAGACAAG GCTGATGAGACAGCGGAGGCGTTGGATGCAGCTGCAGTGGAGGCTGCTCTGTCACTTTGTGAGGAGAATGGTCATGCTCTGGCTGGTGACTGGGAAGCTGGGCCTTTTCAGCCCCATGAATCTCATCCCACAGTGGCCCCTGGAGACCCACAGTCTTCCTCTCATCAGACTAGCCTGGTGGGAAATACAGAAGGGTTAGAAGTACATGGTGGGACTTCAGCTCCACTTTCCTCACTGTGCAATAGTCGAGATAACTGCCTTGCAGCATTCCCTGTAGGACTAAGGGGCCTTTCTCCCACCTCCTTATCCTCCTGCAACTCAAGTTTGGACCACTGCCACCCACGTCCACAGTCCGAGGCAGTGAGGGACACTAGAGACCAGGTGCAGCGGGAAAGCCAAATGTCAACGAATGTTACCATAAAAAGTGAGAGTGAGAAGTGGGCACAGCAGAGACCTGATAAACCACATGGAG ACTCAGTATTAGAAGATAGGCCACTGACAGAAAGGCATCTCAAG GAGATGAAAGCAAAGGAGGTATCACATGTAGGGGGAGGGGGAAATGCCTCCCGGACTCAAGTGAACATTGAGGTCAACGGGCCAGGAGTGTGTGGAGTaaaagtggaggaggaggatggagctGAGGCATTTCTGTCCGAGCCAGATGGAGAGACGGAGTTAGAACCTGCGGCCAGCGAGAGTGAGGATGGATACAGCCTCCACACGGCGTCCTCGTCTCTGCAACTCAACACAGCTGCAGACTCCATCCCCAGCAGCCCTGCCTCATCTCAGTT CTCTATGTGCAGTGAAGATCAGGAAGCTTTACAAGCACAAAAGATCTGGAAGAAAGCCATTATGCTGGTGTGGCGAGCAGCAGCCAATCACAG GTATGCAAATGTCTTCCTGCAGCCAGTAACCGATGAAATTGCACCTGGATACCACAGTATTGTGCACAG GCCCATGGACTTGGCCACGATAAAGAAGAACATTGAGACCGGATTGATACGGACCACAGCTGAGTTCCAGCGGGACATCATGTTGATGTTTCAGAATGCGGTCATGTACAACAGCCTCGATCATGACGTTTACCACATGGCCCTGGAGATGCAGCGCGACGTCCTGGAGCAGGTCCAGCAGTTTCTCGCAACCCAGCTCATCATGGAGACATCTGAGTCTGGTATCAGCGCCAAGAGCCTGAGGGGCCGTGAGAACACACGCAAACAGGACTCTACTGACAAGGTGCTTCACTAG
- the brd8a gene encoding bromodomain-containing protein 8 isoform X2, giving the protein MGDLDDRKMASGIGKHKLVVVGPTEPWSVREKLCLATSVMKSGDQNWVSVSRAIKPFAEAGRPPDWFSQKHCASKYSELLETTEAPKRKRGEKGEVVETVEDLIVRRLTAERIEELKKLIKETQEKHRKLKREAELIQAGHLDSKLEDLWEEILQKKKQEEEEAEIKRKSTDAAYQARQVAKSTPKRVPGVTMHSPTGCGSPSQEFSPGDSLECLTLDLASTKNASGSARLIPLAESPGANEDINHGTLLDDSTQKKLLNQKATPPPSPLLSELLKKGTILPANSRLIGEGDLSAGHMTGSGTSPSLPVSTGAPMLSRLLEAGPTQFSAPLGFMVNADSGSSVPVSATTPATVDTNVSGCAERDVMVPSMPPGCPTISAGDKMSELSEEDVTVSYMGDELDLKTVGDIIAIIEDKADETAEALDAAAVEAALSLCEENGHALAGDWEAGPFQPHESHPTVAPGDPQSSSHQTSLVGNTEGLEVHGGTSAPLSSLCNSRDNCLAAFPVGLRGLSPTSLSSCNSSLDHCHPRPQSEAVRDTRDQVQRESQMSTNVTIKSESEKWAQQRPDKPHGDSVLEDRPLTERHLKEMKAKEVSHVGGGGNASRTQVNIEVNGPGVCGVKVEEEDGAEAFLSEPDGETELEPAASESEDGYSLHTASSSLQLNTAADSIPSSPASSQFSMCSEDQEALQAQKIWKKAIMLVWRAAANHRYANVFLQPVTDEIAPGYHSIVHRPMDLATIKKNIETGLIRTTAEFQRDIMLMFQNAVMYNSLDHDVYHMALEMQRDVLEQVQQFLATQLIMETSESGISAKSLRGRENTRKQDSTDKDGGTRGRRCAMEADLKMKK; this is encoded by the exons ATGGGAGATCTGGATGACAGGAAGATGGCGAGTGGGATTGGAA AACACAAGCTTGTGGTTGTTGGACCAACGGAGCCATGGTCAGTCAGGGAGAAGTTGTGTTTGGCCACATCTGTCATGAAGAGTGGAGATCAGAACTG GGTCTCTGTCAGTCGAGCCATCAAACCATTTGCAGAAGCTGGTAGACCACCTGACTGGTTCTCCCAAAAG CACTGTGCCTCAAAATATTCTGAGCTGTTGGAAACAACAGAAGCTCCCAA GCGGAAACGTGGTGAGAAAGGAGAGGTTGTGGAGACAGTGGAGGACCTGATAGTCCGCAGGCTCACAGCTGAGAGGATTGAAGAACTAAAAAAGTTGATCAAAGAAACACAGGAGAAGCACAG GAAGCTGAAGAGGGAGGCTGAACTGATCCAAGCGGGCCACTTAGATTCCAAGCTAGAAGATTTATGGGAAGAAATTCTTCA AAAGAAgaaacaggaagaagaagaagcagagatAAAAAGAAAGAGCACAGATGCAGCATATCAGG CCAGACAGGTGGCGAAGAGCACTCCTAAGCGAGTGCCAGGCGTCACCATGCATTCGCCCACCGGCTGTGGTTCCCCAAGCCAGGAGTTCTCACCAGGTGACTCACTCGAATGCTTGACACTGGATCTTGCATCTACAAAAAAT GCTTCAGGATCAGCCAGGTTAATACCTTTGGCTGAATCTCCCGGAGCTAACGAAGACATCAACCACGGGACACTCCTGGACGACTCCACACAAAAGAAGCTGTTGAATCAGAAGGCTACGCCTCCGCCATCTCCACTCCTGTCCGAGTTACTGAAGAAAGGCACTATCTTGCCTGCAAATTCCAGACTG aTTGGGGAAGGTGACCTCTCTGCTGGTCACATGACAGGATCAGGAACCTCACCTAGCCTACCTGTCTCTACAG GTGCACCAATGCTGTCTCGTCTACTGGAGGCTGGCCCCACTCAGTTTTCAGCCCCGTTAGGTTTTATGGTCAATGCAGACTCTGGGTCCAGTGTTCCTGTCTCTGCCACCACACCAGCCACTGTGGACACGAACGTCTCAGGATGTGCAG AGCGTGATGTGATGGTGCCATCTATGCCCCCTGGATGTCCGACCATCTCAGCCGGAGATAAGATGTCAGAGCTCAGTGAAGAAGACGTGACTGTGTCCTACATGGGAGACGAACTGGACTTAAAGACAGTGGGGGACATCATAGCCATCATTGAAGACAAG GCTGATGAGACAGCGGAGGCGTTGGATGCAGCTGCAGTGGAGGCTGCTCTGTCACTTTGTGAGGAGAATGGTCATGCTCTGGCTGGTGACTGGGAAGCTGGGCCTTTTCAGCCCCATGAATCTCATCCCACAGTGGCCCCTGGAGACCCACAGTCTTCCTCTCATCAGACTAGCCTGGTGGGAAATACAGAAGGGTTAGAAGTACATGGTGGGACTTCAGCTCCACTTTCCTCACTGTGCAATAGTCGAGATAACTGCCTTGCAGCATTCCCTGTAGGACTAAGGGGCCTTTCTCCCACCTCCTTATCCTCCTGCAACTCAAGTTTGGACCACTGCCACCCACGTCCACAGTCCGAGGCAGTGAGGGACACTAGAGACCAGGTGCAGCGGGAAAGCCAAATGTCAACGAATGTTACCATAAAAAGTGAGAGTGAGAAGTGGGCACAGCAGAGACCTGATAAACCACATGGAG ACTCAGTATTAGAAGATAGGCCACTGACAGAAAGGCATCTCAAG GAGATGAAAGCAAAGGAGGTATCACATGTAGGGGGAGGGGGAAATGCCTCCCGGACTCAAGTGAACATTGAGGTCAACGGGCCAGGAGTGTGTGGAGTaaaagtggaggaggaggatggagctGAGGCATTTCTGTCCGAGCCAGATGGAGAGACGGAGTTAGAACCTGCGGCCAGCGAGAGTGAGGATGGATACAGCCTCCACACGGCGTCCTCGTCTCTGCAACTCAACACAGCTGCAGACTCCATCCCCAGCAGCCCTGCCTCATCTCAGTT CTCTATGTGCAGTGAAGATCAGGAAGCTTTACAAGCACAAAAGATCTGGAAGAAAGCCATTATGCTGGTGTGGCGAGCAGCAGCCAATCACAG GTATGCAAATGTCTTCCTGCAGCCAGTAACCGATGAAATTGCACCTGGATACCACAGTATTGTGCACAG GCCCATGGACTTGGCCACGATAAAGAAGAACATTGAGACCGGATTGATACGGACCACAGCTGAGTTCCAGCGGGACATCATGTTGATGTTTCAGAATGCGGTCATGTACAACAGCCTCGATCATGACGTTTACCACATGGCCCTGGAGATGCAGCGCGACGTCCTGGAGCAGGTCCAGCAGTTTCTCGCAACCCAGCTCATCATGGAGACATCTGAGTCTGGTATCAGCGCCAAGAGCCTGAGGGGCCGTGAGAACACACGCAAACAGGACTCTACTGACAAG GATGGGGGCACTAGGGGGCGCCGTTGTGCCATGGAAGCCGACCTCAAGATGAAGAAATGA
- the brd8a gene encoding bromodomain-containing protein 8 isoform X1, which translates to MGDLDDRKMASGIGKHKLVVVGPTEPWSVREKLCLATSVMKSGDQNWVSVSRAIKPFAEAGRPPDWFSQKHCASKYSELLETTEAPKRKRGEKGEVVETVEDLIVRRLTAERIEELKKLIKETQEKHRKLKREAELIQAGHLDSKLEDLWEEILQKKKQEEEEAEIKRKSTDAAYQARQVAKSTPKRVPGVTMHSPTGCGSPSQEFSPGDSLECLTLDLASTKNASGSARLIPLAESPGANEDINHGTLLDDSTQKKLLNQKATPPPSPLLSELLKKGTILPANSRLIGEGDLSAGHMTGSGTSPSLPVSTGAPMLSRLLEAGPTQFSAPLGFMVNADSGSSVPVSATTPATVDTNVSGCAERDVMVPSMPPGCPTISAGDKMSELSEEDVTVSYMGDELDLKTVGDIIAIIEDKADETAEALDAAAVEAALSLCEENGHALAGDWEAGPFQPHESHPTVAPGDPQSSSHQTSLVGNTEGLEVHGGTSAPLSSLCNSRDNCLAAFPVGLRGLSPTSLSSCNSSLDHCHPRPQSEAVRDTRDQVQRESQMSTNVTIKSESEKWAQQRPDKPHGDSVLEDRPLTERHLKEMKAKEVSHVGGGGNASRTQVNIEVNGPGVCGVKVEEEDGAEAFLSEPDGETELEPAASESEDGYSLHTASSSLQLNTAADSIPSSPASSQFSMCSEDQEALQAQKIWKKAIMLVWRAAANHRYANVFLQPVTDEIAPGYHSIVHRPMDLATIKKNIETGLIRTTAEFQRDIMLMFQNAVMYNSLDHDVYHMALEMQRDVLEQVQQFLATQLIMETSESGISAKSLRGRENTRKQDSTDKDTVSMSSPAFLLSLFDGGTRGRRCAMEADLKMKK; encoded by the exons ATGGGAGATCTGGATGACAGGAAGATGGCGAGTGGGATTGGAA AACACAAGCTTGTGGTTGTTGGACCAACGGAGCCATGGTCAGTCAGGGAGAAGTTGTGTTTGGCCACATCTGTCATGAAGAGTGGAGATCAGAACTG GGTCTCTGTCAGTCGAGCCATCAAACCATTTGCAGAAGCTGGTAGACCACCTGACTGGTTCTCCCAAAAG CACTGTGCCTCAAAATATTCTGAGCTGTTGGAAACAACAGAAGCTCCCAA GCGGAAACGTGGTGAGAAAGGAGAGGTTGTGGAGACAGTGGAGGACCTGATAGTCCGCAGGCTCACAGCTGAGAGGATTGAAGAACTAAAAAAGTTGATCAAAGAAACACAGGAGAAGCACAG GAAGCTGAAGAGGGAGGCTGAACTGATCCAAGCGGGCCACTTAGATTCCAAGCTAGAAGATTTATGGGAAGAAATTCTTCA AAAGAAgaaacaggaagaagaagaagcagagatAAAAAGAAAGAGCACAGATGCAGCATATCAGG CCAGACAGGTGGCGAAGAGCACTCCTAAGCGAGTGCCAGGCGTCACCATGCATTCGCCCACCGGCTGTGGTTCCCCAAGCCAGGAGTTCTCACCAGGTGACTCACTCGAATGCTTGACACTGGATCTTGCATCTACAAAAAAT GCTTCAGGATCAGCCAGGTTAATACCTTTGGCTGAATCTCCCGGAGCTAACGAAGACATCAACCACGGGACACTCCTGGACGACTCCACACAAAAGAAGCTGTTGAATCAGAAGGCTACGCCTCCGCCATCTCCACTCCTGTCCGAGTTACTGAAGAAAGGCACTATCTTGCCTGCAAATTCCAGACTG aTTGGGGAAGGTGACCTCTCTGCTGGTCACATGACAGGATCAGGAACCTCACCTAGCCTACCTGTCTCTACAG GTGCACCAATGCTGTCTCGTCTACTGGAGGCTGGCCCCACTCAGTTTTCAGCCCCGTTAGGTTTTATGGTCAATGCAGACTCTGGGTCCAGTGTTCCTGTCTCTGCCACCACACCAGCCACTGTGGACACGAACGTCTCAGGATGTGCAG AGCGTGATGTGATGGTGCCATCTATGCCCCCTGGATGTCCGACCATCTCAGCCGGAGATAAGATGTCAGAGCTCAGTGAAGAAGACGTGACTGTGTCCTACATGGGAGACGAACTGGACTTAAAGACAGTGGGGGACATCATAGCCATCATTGAAGACAAG GCTGATGAGACAGCGGAGGCGTTGGATGCAGCTGCAGTGGAGGCTGCTCTGTCACTTTGTGAGGAGAATGGTCATGCTCTGGCTGGTGACTGGGAAGCTGGGCCTTTTCAGCCCCATGAATCTCATCCCACAGTGGCCCCTGGAGACCCACAGTCTTCCTCTCATCAGACTAGCCTGGTGGGAAATACAGAAGGGTTAGAAGTACATGGTGGGACTTCAGCTCCACTTTCCTCACTGTGCAATAGTCGAGATAACTGCCTTGCAGCATTCCCTGTAGGACTAAGGGGCCTTTCTCCCACCTCCTTATCCTCCTGCAACTCAAGTTTGGACCACTGCCACCCACGTCCACAGTCCGAGGCAGTGAGGGACACTAGAGACCAGGTGCAGCGGGAAAGCCAAATGTCAACGAATGTTACCATAAAAAGTGAGAGTGAGAAGTGGGCACAGCAGAGACCTGATAAACCACATGGAG ACTCAGTATTAGAAGATAGGCCACTGACAGAAAGGCATCTCAAG GAGATGAAAGCAAAGGAGGTATCACATGTAGGGGGAGGGGGAAATGCCTCCCGGACTCAAGTGAACATTGAGGTCAACGGGCCAGGAGTGTGTGGAGTaaaagtggaggaggaggatggagctGAGGCATTTCTGTCCGAGCCAGATGGAGAGACGGAGTTAGAACCTGCGGCCAGCGAGAGTGAGGATGGATACAGCCTCCACACGGCGTCCTCGTCTCTGCAACTCAACACAGCTGCAGACTCCATCCCCAGCAGCCCTGCCTCATCTCAGTT CTCTATGTGCAGTGAAGATCAGGAAGCTTTACAAGCACAAAAGATCTGGAAGAAAGCCATTATGCTGGTGTGGCGAGCAGCAGCCAATCACAG GTATGCAAATGTCTTCCTGCAGCCAGTAACCGATGAAATTGCACCTGGATACCACAGTATTGTGCACAG GCCCATGGACTTGGCCACGATAAAGAAGAACATTGAGACCGGATTGATACGGACCACAGCTGAGTTCCAGCGGGACATCATGTTGATGTTTCAGAATGCGGTCATGTACAACAGCCTCGATCATGACGTTTACCACATGGCCCTGGAGATGCAGCGCGACGTCCTGGAGCAGGTCCAGCAGTTTCTCGCAACCCAGCTCATCATGGAGACATCTGAGTCTGGTATCAGCGCCAAGAGCCTGAGGGGCCGTGAGAACACACGCAAACAGGACTCTACTGACAAG GACACTGTCTCCATGTCCTCTCCTgcctttcttctttctcttttt GATGGGGGCACTAGGGGGCGCCGTTGTGCCATGGAAGCCGACCTCAAGATGAAGAAATGA
- the dnajc18 gene encoding dnaJ homolog subfamily C member 18 — protein sequence MDKDEADRLIEKAKLCLRSGRKDRALQLLYEAQNIYPSTRARVLIDAILRNGGSTTPEANHVPPPSGWRDEDFGNNEATNAGGDDKKSYTEEQRQGVHRIKNCKDFYDILGVSKNASEEDLKKAYRKLALKFHPDKNFAPGATDAFKAIGNAYAVLSNPEKRQQYDQYGDQSTATSAPQHSSHARHGHYRSFHRDFEADISPEELFNIFFGGRFPTGNVHVYTNQGSSYSQFYQPRRRRTYERREEVVEDNQSQNTFTALLQLLPVLVLILISVFTQMMATNPPYSLFYKPAMGLVVSRETQHMGVPYYVDKSFEKEYRGAALDELEKTIESDYIEHLQSSCWKEKQQKSDLANLGQLYRDERLKQKAESMRLDNCEKLHRLIGRQRGK from the exons ATGGACAAAGACGAAGCAGACCGGCTGATAGAGAAGGCGAAGCTGTGTTTACGGTCCGGACGGAAAGATCGGGCTCTGCAGCTGCTATATGAAGCCCAGAATATTTACCCCAGCACCAGGGCCAGAG TGCTGATAGATGCCATACTTAGAAATGGAGGAAGTACAACTCCAGAAGCAAACCACGTTCCCCCACCGTCAGGCTGGAGAGACGAGGACTTTGGAAACAATGAAGCAACTAACGCAGGTGGTGACGATAAGAAGAGCTACACAGAGGAGCAACGCCAAGGTGTTCACAG GATAAAGAATTGTAAGGACTTCTATGACATCCTTGGTGTTTCCAAAAATGCCAGTGAGGAAGATTTGAAGAAGGCGTATAGGAAGTTAGCCCTCAAGTTTCACCCAGACAAGAATTTTGCCCCAGGAGCAACTGATGCATTCAAAG CAATAGGCAACGCATACGCCGTACTGAGCAACCCAGAGAAGAGGCAGCAGTACGATCAATATGGAGATCAATCCACAGCTACAAGTGCACCCCAACACTCCAGCCATGCCCGTCATGGACACTACCGAAGCTTCCACAGGGATTTTGAGGCTGACATCTCTCCTGAAGAACTCTTTAACATTTTTTTCGGAGGAAGGTTTCCCACAG GAAACGTCCACGTGTACACTAACCAGGGATCCTCCTACTCGCAGTTCTATCAACCTCGTCGTCGACGTACTTATGAGAGGCgcgaggaggtggtggaggacaACCAGAGTCAA AACACCTTCACCGCTCTCCTGCAGCTTCTTCCTGTGCTGGTGTTAATCCTCATATCAGTGTTTACTCAGATGATGGCCACTAACCCTCCCTACAGTCTCTTTTATAAACC GGCCATGGGGCTGGTGGTGTCCAGGGAAACACAGCACATGGGTGTGCCATATTATGTGGATAAAAGTTTTGAGAAGGAGTATCGTGGAGCTGCACTGGATGAGCTGGAAAAAACCATAGAAAGTGACTATATTGAACACCTGCAGAGCAGCTGCTGGAAGGAAAAACAGCAAA AATCAGACTTGGCAAACCTCGGGCAGCTGTACCGAGATGAGCGGTTAAAACAGAAGGCAGAGTCGATGAGGCTGGACAACTGTGAGAAACTGCATCGACTGATCGGGCGTCAAAGAGGCAAATGA
- the gng8 gene encoding guanine nucleotide-binding protein G(I)/G(S)/G(O) subunit gamma-8, whose product MSNNMAKIADARKTVEQLKLEVNIERMLVSKAAAELMAYCEAHAKEDPLVTPVPSSENPFREKKLFCEIL is encoded by the exons ATGTCAAACAACATGGCCAAGATTGCAGATGCCAGAAAAACAGTAGAACAACTGAAGCTGGAGGTCAACATAGAAAGGATGCTG GTATCCAAAGCAGCGGCTGAGTTGATGGCCTACTGTGAAGCTCATGCCAAAGAGGACCCGCTTGTGACGCCAGTGCCATCTTCTGAGAATCCATTTCGAGAGAAGAAGTTGTTCTGTGAAATACTTTAA